In Mus musculus strain C57BL/6J chromosome 15, GRCm38.p6 C57BL/6J, the genomic stretch gaatgagggagaaaCTGGTCTCTGAAGGAGGGCTTACCCAGGGCCTAGCCAGCTTGCCCTGCTAAGGGAACACCTGCCTTGTCCTCTGCAGATGTCGGCAGTGTTCCAGCACGCTGGTCCCAGGCTCTTACAGTAGTGGGCCCGAAGAAGGCACCTTTGTGTGTGCAGAACGCTGCACCAGGCTGGGTCCGGGAAGTCGGTCAGGAACTAGGCTCCTTTCACAGCAAAGGCAGCAGCCAGCGGCGGCAGAAGCTAAAGATGCAGAGGATAATGACCCAAGCCTGAGTGTGGCTGCAGTGGCTGAGGCAGACAGGCTCCAGGCCAGCTCCGAGGTACAGTTCCACACCCCAACCAAGCCACCTCttcccagcaagccccaggaactGGCCAGTCCCCCTGGTGGCCGGCCCACACCTGCCCCCAGGAAGGCTTCCGAGAGTTCAGCCTTAACTCCCCCAACGCCAAGGCCTCGGTCTAGCCTGCAGCAAGATGGCACGGTGGAGCAGAGTGTCAGCAGTGGCCTTGTGAACGGTGAGTGAGGGTCCAGCTGGACGGGGCATGCTGGTTGGGTGTGTCCTCTCTCGTTGGCATGTAAATAGCCAGGAACATTGTCAGTTCCCTCCCCCTTTGTTAACGATTTAttttaaactctgtgtgtgtgtgtgtgggggggggggtgttactgtgtgcttgtgagtgtagGTGCCTACCAAGTCCAGAAGAGCGAGAAGAGCGGTGCACATTGGGTCCCCTGAAGCTGGGGTTCTGGGTTGTTGTAAGCCACCCgttatgggtgttgggaaccgaactcaggtcctctgaaaaagcagcaagtgATCTTAGCTGCTGAGGCATCTGCCAGCCCCGTGAACTGCTTTTTGAGCCAGTACCTGTATGTGCAGTGTGATGCTGTCACCTGTCAGCCACCTTGTGCCTTTTCATGCCACTTTCTCCAAACTGGCACAGCTCAAGCCACAGGCCGGCCCGAGCTGTCCATGTGCATGACATTTCTGTCTAGCAGATTGGAGTGTGGCAGTTGTACACACGTGTCCTGAGTGTCTCTGAGACTGCATATTGATGTCAGTTGTATGTTTCCTGGCTCGTCCCCAGGCACGCTCCAGGCAACCTCACACCCACATCATGTATGCCTGGTGTCTGTCCAGGGCAGTGGTTTTCAATCTGTGGGTGTCAAACCAACCCTGTCACGGGAGGGTCgcttaagaccatcagaaaacacagacaatTACACAATGATTtgtaatagcaaaattacagttatgaaatagcagcaaaaataattttatacttggggggatcaccacaacatgaggaattgtattaaagagttgcagcattaggaaggctgagatccACTGGTCTAGCCAGCTAGGGGCCTGGGGTCAGGTGGTTTCCTGGGCTTATCTGGACTGCAGTGGAGACTCGTGGCTTGCTGTTGGCAGCATATTCTTCGATGACCTCCATGTATGGTGTGAGCTAGTGGGATCATACTCTGGAAACCCGAGATACGTTGAGCATTCCATATCAGTCAGGGAAGGCAATGCAGGCCCAAGGGAGAGAGAGCGCCTGGGGACTTGCGCCAGAACATTCTGAGTGTTTGAATCCACTCAGCACTTCTGGAGGCTGACTTAGGTTTGGGCACTGGGGACACAGATCATATTTGGacctttttatgttttcttggagGAACCAGTGTCCGAGGGTGACAGGCACAGGAAGTCATACTGCTGGGGTGGATGGAAGTAGGAGTCAAGGGAAGCTTCCAGGAGAAGGTGGCACCTGGATAGATGCCCTAGAGCAAGTGACTGAGGGGATCTGGGTTGGGACTTAACTAACATGCAATTGGGCCCCGCCAGAGGCCTGGTCAGCCTCTGACTGACCATTCTCCCATTCACCTTTCCATCTCATCCAATCTCCttgagagctgggcagggaggggctgtGGTCACCCTGGTCTGTGACCCGCCACGTAGGTCATAGCACCCTAGCTGCCGTGAGGGCCTGGCTCACTGTCCTTTCATGTCTAGGAAGACTACAGGAACCGCCTGTTCCCAAGCCAAGAGGGACACCCAAGCTGTCAGAGAGGTATGCTGGCCCCCCTACAGgcctcagtgggggagggggtatttCTAGGGCCCACAAGGAGGCTCCTGTGTGGATGAGGAAGGACAGCCACATCCCTGACGTGTGCTCAGGTGGAGACGGCCTAGGGTTACTTCATCTCCACAAGCCTGCGCTTCCTGCATGACGTGGGAGTCCAGGCCTCGTTGATAGAGTGCAGAAAGGCCTGGAAAAGCTTAGCTTTGTGCCTGGATCTCTGCTCCCCATCTCTGGGGAGGACATGCTTCTGACTGAACTGTCCTCGTCAGGATGGCTGCCCTGTGAGGGGCTACAGCATCCTGCTGGGGAACATTTGTGCCGCTCCTAGTGTGTGGCCATACTCGGgcaggatgtagaactctaatCACGGCCCCATGAGACAGGGAATGTTAGTAACATCTCCATGGAGCTGATGAGCCTGAGGCATAGGGTGATGTCACACAGCCCCTTTTTGGGACTGGATTAACAGTGGCTGTGTGGTTGAAGGTTTTGTCTTCTCTGGACTTGAGGGTGCCCTATTGGGATGTGGGTGCTCTAACCCATTTCAGCTTTGTGCTTGACCTGACCCTGAGGCTGGGCTTGGGAAAATACAggactcagtttctcctcctccccattgGCACAGACCGAATCTTCCTAGAGGGAAGGCTGACCCCTTGCCTTGGCCTCCCTCTAGGATGGCAGCGCCAAGGAAGGATCCCCCATGGATCACATTGGTGCAGACAGAGCCAAAGAAGAAGCCAGCCCCCCAGCCGCCCAGCAGTGGTCCTGGGCCACTGAGTCAGGCCTATAGGCAGGTGGAGGACGGAGGCCTGGAGGAGCAGACCCAGAAAAGCTCGGGAACTGAGCCAGAGCCCAAGCCCTACAACCCctttgaggaagaagaggaagaagaaggagagccAGCCCCACCAGTACCCAGCCCATCTCTAGCCCCACCAGTACCCAGcccatctccagccccaccagTACCCAGCCCTGCGCCTGCCCCGTCAGAGGCCACCCCCAAGTCCCTGCACCCCTGGTACGGCATCACTCCTACCAGCAGCCCCAAGACAAAGAAGCGCCCTGCCCCGAGAGCACCCAGTGCTTCCCCACTTGGTAAGTGCAGGGAGCAGAGCTTCCTTACCTGTTTGTACACTGTGGGGTGCATGGTCTCCCATCTCATCCCAGAGCAGGCTGGGAGTGGGCTGGCATTACTGAAGCTGAAGCACTGGAGGCAGAATTTGTACCCCAGCTTTTAACACTTCTTGTTAGGCTAAATCAGTTGGGGGCAGTCAGGGAGGTGCATGGCATGGCTCTGCACTGGGCTTCTGAAAGGTATGAGGAGGCTGGCATTAACTTGAACCCCTGcctccctgtgtctctgtctctccagccagtgagcagcatggCTCCTACTTGGCTATTTAGTCTCTTCATTGTGGGGTCAGCTCTGGGTGCTGTGCCTCTCCTGCCCAGTGGTCCCTTTGGCACAGCACACCATATATTTGGGCTTTACCTCAGATTTGTCTTAAACTCTTGGTCCCCTTCCCACCCCTAGGCTGTGGCTGCCTTTTAACACTCAGTGGGACCAAGTGCCTTTTAGGAACAATTACAGGCAAATGCTCTCATGGTCTGAGTCCCCTCGCCAGGTGGGTTTGGGGTCATGAGCTCTGAAGTTGGACAAAGACAGGGTCAAAGATGACCCTAGCTAGGGAGAATTCTTTCCTGAGTCCGTGGCTTCATCCGGAAAGTATGATGACAGGCTATGGAGGCGTGGTCCTCATCTGCAGGAGCATAAAGCTGCACCTGGCAGTGCTTGGCCCAGCACTGGCTGCAGCAAGTGTTAGCGCTTCCTCTGCTGGTGCCTTCCTTCCAGTCTCTGTTCCAGAGGCCGAGGCCACCCCACACTCTCCCTGCCTTCCTCGTTCTAGAGTCTCCACCTGCCCAGCAGCATGTGGGACAGGTTGAGGAGTGGAGACAGCTGTCTAGCCGGATGAGAAGTTAGGTTAGGGCCAAGCATGGCAgccgtggcgcacgcctttaatcccagcactgggaggcagaggcaggtggatctctgagttcaaggccagcctagtttacagaaggagttccaggacagccagggctatacatagatgTGCCACAAGGTGGCACACTAGAGCATCGGGATACAAAGTGGGTCTGAAGGTGGATTCATTTGTAACACGGGTCCTTGCAGGAGTTTGGTGTTCTCTGGCCTCTTGCCCATCCAGATGGGGAAGAACTTGGTGTCCGGGGATCCCCTCAGCTCTGGGAGCAGGGTGTGTTGGGTCAGGACAGAAGTCCTTTCCACCTCTTGATTTTGCTGGTTTACTCATTTGAACAGCTATCCACGCCTCCCGCCTGTCACACTCAGAACCTCCTTCAGCTACGCCATCACCAGCCCTTAGCGTGGAGAGTCTGTCATCCGAGAGCTCCAGTCACACTGCCAATGCAGAGCCTTTGGAGCCGCCTGCCGTACCCAAGAGCTCCTCGGATCCTGCTGTGCACGTGCCTGGTACCCCTGGCACCTCTGGGAACTCTGTCACCCCCTCAGCCAACTCTTCCCTGTCGTCTTCTGGGGAGCTAGGGCAGCCTAGTGGTGAACAAATGCTGCAGGCCAGGACGAAGGGCAGCGCGGGTACCCATTCTACCAAGCCCTTCAGtggtgccacccccacccccttcttgtTGGCTGGAGACCGGAACCCTGCCCCTCCCGTGGGGAGCGCATCCCCACAGCTGCAAATCAAGGTGAGTGCTCCAGGGGTGCCAGAAGCTGTCTTCCTTCCAGCCAGTGGGTGCGCGTCTTGTCACAGGGCACAGACGCCCGACTCCAGCTTGAGTGGCCATACCTATCATTATCTGTGGGACACAGAACCATGCATCTCTACACCCTCTGCCCGTCACCTATACCTCATCTACCCCTGCACTCACTGGCTTCCTTGATAGCATGCCTTGGGCATGTTGCATTAAGATGCTGTCCTTGTCCTCTCTGGGCGCTCAGTGTACACGAGGAGACAGGCGTTTCATTGCTCTAGAGTGTAATCTCGAGTGAAGCTCAAATAGGAGCTTCATTGCTCTCCTTCAGGGGAGACTGCATGCACCTCTGGCTGACCAGCTCCTGTGTGCGTGTGACAGTGGGGCTCCTGAGGACACAGAGGTCTCTGTTCTTGAGCAGTCCATTGTCTGGTTAGCAGGTTCCGAAATGACTCCCATTTGTAGCCATACTGCTTTGTAGGAGCCCGGGTTAGCACCCGTCAGGCTCAAGAGCCCAGGACCCACCTCCTGGGTTCCTCTTTTGTGggctgtggggtggggggtgcttaTGGAGGAGGCCAGACCAGGCCCAACCCTTGACCCTCGctggt encodes the following:
- the Micall1 gene encoding MICAL-like protein 1, giving the protein MAGPRGALLAWCRRQCEGYRGVDIRDLSSSFRDGLAFCAILHRHRPDLLDFQSLSKENVFENNRLAFEVAEKELGIPALLDPNDMVSMSVPDCLSIMTYVSQYYNHFTSSGQAAASPPKPGKDPAPPSPTSTSPAVQPGEEAQGDDLSPDSLSEQGKQQPPSSACAACGQRVHLVQRYLAEGRLYHRHCFRCRQCSSTLVPGSYSSGPEEGTFVCAERCTRLGPGSRSGTRLLSQQRQQPAAAEAKDAEDNDPSLSVAAVAEADRLQASSEVQFHTPTKPPLPSKPQELASPPGGRPTPAPRKASESSALTPPTPRPRSSLQQDGTVEQSVSSGLVNGRLQEPPVPKPRGTPKLSERMAAPRKDPPWITLVQTEPKKKPAPQPPSSGPGPLSQAYRQVEDGGLEEQTQKSSGTEPEPKPYNPFEEEEEEEGEPAPPVPSPSLAPPVPSPSPAPPVPSPAPAPSEATPKSLHPWYGITPTSSPKTKKRPAPRAPSASPLAIHASRLSHSEPPSATPSPALSVESLSSESSSHTANAEPLEPPAVPKSSSDPAVHVPGTPGTSGNSVTPSANSSLSSSGELGQPSGEQMLQARTKGSAGTHSTKPFSGATPTPFLLAGDRNPAPPVGSASPQLQIKSSCKENPFNRKPSPSASPTVRKATKGAKPVRPPAPGHGFPLIKRKVQADQYIPEEDIYGEMDNIERQLDALEHSGVLLEEKLRGGANEGSEDDMLVDWFKLIHEKHLLVRRESELIYVFKQQNLEQRQADVEFELRCLLNKPEKDWTDEDRAREKVLMQELMTLIEQRDAIVNCLDEDRQREEEEDKMLETMIKKKDFQREAESDSKKKGKFKTIKVLKFLGNKREAKSKAPGDKS
- the Micall1 gene encoding MICAL-like protein 1 isoform X3, with the protein product MAAPRKDPPWITLVQTEPKKKPAPQPPSSGPGPLSQAYRQVEDGGLEEQTQKSSGTEPEPKPYNPFEEEEEEEGEPAPPVPSPSLAPPVPSPSPAPPVPSPAPAPSEATPKSLHPWYGITPTSSPKTKKRPAPRAPSASPLAIHASRLSHSEPPSATPSPALSVESLSSESSSHTANAEPLEPPAVPKSSSDPAVHVPGTPGTSGNSVTPSANSSLSSSGELGQPSGEQMLQARTKGSAGTHSTKPFSGATPTPFLLAGDRNPAPPVGSASPQLQIKSSCKENPFNRKPSPSASPTVRKATKGAKPVRPPAPGHGFPLIKRKVQADQYIPEEDIYGEMDNIERQLDALEHSGVLLEEKLRGGANEGSEDDMLVDWFKLIHEKHLLVRRESELIYVFKQQNLEQRQADVEFELRCLLNKPEKDWTDEDRAREKVLMQELMTLIEQRDAIVNCLDEDRQREEEEDKMLETMIKKKDFQREAESDSKKKGKFKTIKVLKFLGNKREAKSKAPGDKS
- the Micall1 gene encoding MICAL-like protein 1 isoform X2, which encodes MCPSTTTTSPVLAKGDDLSPDSLSEQGKQQPPSSACAACGQRVHLVQRYLAEGRLYHRHCFRCRQCSSTLVPGSYSSGPEEGTFVCAERCTRLGPGSRSGTRLLSQQRQQPAAAEAKDAEDNDPSLSVAAVAEADRLQASSEVQFHTPTKPPLPSKPQELASPPGGRPTPAPRKASESSALTPPTPRPRSSLQQDGTVEQSVSSGLVNGRLQEPPVPKPRGTPKLSERMAAPRKDPPWITLVQTEPKKKPAPQPPSSGPGPLSQAYRQVEDGGLEEQTQKSSGTEPEPKPYNPFEEEEEEEGEPAPPVPSPSLAPPVPSPSPAPPVPSPAPAPSEATPKSLHPWYGITPTSSPKTKKRPAPRAPSASPLAIHASRLSHSEPPSATPSPALSVESLSSESSSHTANAEPLEPPAVPKSSSDPAVHVPGTPGTSGNSVTPSANSSLSSSGELGQPSGEQMLQARTKGSAGTHSTKPFSGATPTPFLLAGDRNPAPPVGSASPQLQIKSSCKENPFNRKPSPSASPTVRKATKGAKPVRPPAPGHGFPLIKRKVQADQYIPEEDIYGEMDNIERQLDALEHSGVLLEEKLRGGANEGSEDDMLVDWFKLIHEKHLLVRRESELIYVFKQQNLEQRQADVEFELRCLLNKPEKDWTDEDRAREKVLMQELMTLIEQRDAIVNCLDEDRQREEEEDKMLETMIKKKDFQREAESDSKKKGKFKTIKVLKFLGNKREAKSKAPGDKS
- the Micall1 gene encoding MICAL-like protein 1 isoform X1, translated to MELSQPLKVLRKEGSVLSKPSDFQSLSKENVFENNRLAFEVAEKELGIPALLDPNDMVSMSVPDCLSIMTYVSQYYNHFTSSGQAAASPPKPGKDPAPPSPTSTSPAVQPGEEAQGDDLSPDSLSEQGKQQPPSSACAACGQRVHLVQRYLAEGRLYHRHCFRCRQCSSTLVPGSYSSGPEEGTFVCAERCTRLGPGSRSGTRLLSQQRQQPAAAEAKDAEDNDPSLSVAAVAEADRLQASSEVQFHTPTKPPLPSKPQELASPPGGRPTPAPRKASESSALTPPTPRPRSSLQQDGTVEQSVSSGLVNGRLQEPPVPKPRGTPKLSERMAAPRKDPPWITLVQTEPKKKPAPQPPSSGPGPLSQAYRQVEDGGLEEQTQKSSGTEPEPKPYNPFEEEEEEEGEPAPPVPSPSLAPPVPSPSPAPPVPSPAPAPSEATPKSLHPWYGITPTSSPKTKKRPAPRAPSASPLAIHASRLSHSEPPSATPSPALSVESLSSESSSHTANAEPLEPPAVPKSSSDPAVHVPGTPGTSGNSVTPSANSSLSSSGELGQPSGEQMLQARTKGSAGTHSTKPFSGATPTPFLLAGDRNPAPPVGSASPQLQIKSSCKENPFNRKPSPSASPTVRKATKGAKPVRPPAPGHGFPLIKRKVQADQYIPEEDIYGEMDNIERQLDALEHSGVLLEEKLRGGANEGSEDDMLVDWFKLIHEKHLLVRRESELIYVFKQQNLEQRQADVEFELRCLLNKPEKDWTDEDRAREKVLMQELMTLIEQRDAIVNCLDEDRQREEEEDKMLETMIKKKDFQREAESDSKKKGKFKTIKVLKFLGNKREAKSKAPGDKS